In Phragmites australis chromosome 18, lpPhrAust1.1, whole genome shotgun sequence, the genomic window GTGCCAGAGATTGATTCCGTACGGTAGCTAGGGTAAAGTTGGGAATTTTGGCTCACGATGGTACTGAATTATGGTGCCGTTTCTCGGGTTTCCGGGCTGGTTGACTATTTGATTAGCTGCCCAGGGGAGATTTAGGGTTCAAATGACCATTTTTTGGGGTTGGTACCAGTGCTTTAGTGGATGGGCCGATGGAGATGACTGAGCGCGGTGCTGCTGGTCATATAACGAATTTGGTCTTCAGTTCTGTTTAGAGGTCAAAAGTTTCAGTTTCCTTATGCCCAATGGACAATGCTTTAATCCATGACGTGCAAAGACATTCCAAGGCACGTTTCATGGTGTGGTGTCTCAAGACTCAggagcacccccccccccccacacacacttTTTGGTTGATTTCTGGCTTATATTGGTTTATGTTTTCAAATTGGATCTATCGTGGAATAATCGGGGATTAACTGAACTAATTGGTCGACCATTAATCTGTTGGTATAAAGTActtatgtatacatgtataagATGCTAAGAACTAACTAGGACAGCGAGGTGCTACCTTGATGGCTAGATATTGTAGTTTTTATGACGAATGCTTGATTGGAAGGCTATAAATctgcaaaataaataacaatctatGAGTAtgtgtgtcggaggatgaactcctgtcgcagggatcccgagagacccctttttaaagattcggccggggggatgatcctgaacgagctcgtcggggaaaataaatagaaacggaaataaatgcaacggctggtggtgggggatgatcgacctagtgcaaaaaggagatagatgcaccgggatttagacaggttcgggccgcacggaggcgtaacaccctactcctgtgtgagtgcaatatctttccttgaagggaattcttcaaggatgtatctggttacaagggtgtgttgcCTACAAAGAGCTtaaggctcccgtgttctagctctgctcgagcttgtttgtgatgttcttcgcgtGTACCTTTCGTATCTTTCACCTGTGAACTTTTCCGTCTTTTTTTGCGTGTCTTCTTtgtgttcttcatcctttccttttatacacacgccgacctcgacttatcctgaatgggaaagagggggcgtgagtgccaaggcgccacggagaaaggcgtcatcattccgtcttggcgaagtgacaggggcggtggaaaaatgcggcgcgcatccgaccacccgccactgtggacgtcctccggcgctattgagagggcccactgggcagccacagaggcgcccggtgtgcccaccctgtcttgttcttctgtcagggcagggtggcaggcggaacgcttcgatcctggcaacgttatcccgaggcacccggatgatacgggacgggacccgtgcaattaatggacccacgcccctctgccaaagcatgacagggactgacactagggcgtgggcagctgagaatgtcaggatgtcaggccgcgcgtgcctattaaatgcggcattggacctttgactggctgacaccccgccgacgggacccttcgggtcgtcgggcgatcttgcgcgaaccgtcggggaaccaagtgctcgggggctgccacgtgcagcctcgagtactctctcctgagcactcctgtaggacccttcggggaaccgagtcctcggaggctgccacgtgcagccccgagcactctctcccgagtactttggtaagaccttcggggaaccgagtcatcgggggctgctacgtgcagccccgaacactctctcccgagcacttcggcagatccttcggggaaccgagtcctcgggggctgccacgtgcagccccgagcactctctcccgagcacttcggcagatccttcggggaaccgagtcctcgggggctgccacgtgcagccccgagcactctctcccgagcacttcggtaggaccttcggggaaccgagtcctcgggggctgccaagtgcagccccgagcactctctcccgagcacttggctgttcgaaccatcgggggactatggtactcgggggtgagtgggaacccttccgagcactttcttcccggtacttggactctgcgggtcatcggggaactggggtgctcgggaaccagaggctgcggccccgagcaccttctcctggaacttagattctcctcatcctgcaggggggaccttgcgggatggtgacacgtggcggacggccggcctggtctcgggactcaaggacccctggttcctgatacaccgacaatgtgcttcaaatataaactataaattccaaaaaaatggCAGCAATCATTCTCATTCaaccaaacacataaaaaatagactcaaaagtctcaaatacaaaTACCTGGAGCTGAGCTGCGACTTGGAGCTGGGCGAGTCGTTTTGCGACCGAGTCAGGGGAGTAATCGGCCAGTCAACCCGATTAATCGGTCGGCTGATTTTAAAGCTGATAACAGGCTAATCTACTCGTTGCCCTGCCGATCACCGATTAATCGGCTGATCGGCTGATTTTTCATCAATGTAATCAACTTGATGCTGTATAAAACGGCTTCTTACAAATATTGAATGGATTGCTTGCTGACTATCCAGTCTGGCCCAAGGTGCCTCATGGGTTTTGAGGAGTAGATTCCTAGGCACTTGACATGGTAAGACTCTACATGATTAGTGTTAGGGATAGGTTGAGACAAATAATTGTATTTTTTCTGATCTTCAGTATGGTTCATTTTTTCTATTCAGAAGGCAGATAAAATTACGGAAGGTTTCAAAAGGTTGATGGTCAAGCATGTTTTCCTTAATTAGATTACAGGAAGTTGGAAAAAGTTACGACTTACAAGTAGCAAGGGTAAAACATATAGAATCTTGAGCAATACTTCCATTACCAATTTGATTTTGTactagtttttataaattactCTACTTAGGTTGTGAGACATAATCACCAAACACCAGTCCACCATCACTAATTCCAACTATTTTCGTGAAGAATATATTTTGTGTTCCACTACAAGCCTGTTTTGTTTGAGCAGCATGTTTTAAAGATGAGTTTGGGGTCACAGTAGTTTTGGTGGAATTGAGCAGGTCTTTGTGAACTGAAGTGACCGGGAAGTGGGGAACGGAAATATTATGTATTCCGGCGGGAGCTCATGTCCTAGGACATAAAGTGGGGTTGTCAGGGTAAACTGCATTATGGATTCTGGCAACAGTTAATGTTCTAGAACACGAAGTGGGCTTGTAAGAGGAAACGACATCACGGGTGGCAGTTCATGTTCGAGAACACGAAGTGGGCTTGTAAGAAGAAACAGTTTTATGGATTCCAGCGACAGTTCATGTTCTAGAACACGAAGTGGGCTTGTGAGAGGAAGCCCCCCTGTTGTGAAGGTACACAAGTTTATGACTTatccccctcaccccctccgTTTATTTTGAGTGCAGCATGACAAGTATGCTAGAATTTGCCACTTTTTGTTTCATGCTAGGCTCTAAGCAAGGATGAAGCAGTCACGAAGGGGCCTCCTGATGGATGGATGAAAGAAGACATGCCTGTGGGAACGCGGAGTGGGCTTGTAAGAGGAAGCCCTGCTGTCAAGGTACGCTATTTTTTTACTTACTCCCCACCTTTTGTTTGTTTTGAGTACAGTGTTACAAGTTTGTCAGAATTTTGCCACTTCTTAATTCTTATTCCATACTAGGCCCTAATCAAGGATGAACCAGTCACAAAGGGGCTTCCTGATGGATTGTTGAAAGAAGAAATGCCTTCTAGAACGCGGAGTGGGCTTGTCAGAGGAAGCCCTATTGTTAAGGTACGAAAAATTTGTCAAATCTGCCACTGTTTCTATTTCTTTACTAGGTTCTAAGCAAGGACAGACATGTCATTAACGGGTTGCCTGATGTATGGCAGAGAGAAGACATGCCCGTTGGAACACGAAGTGGGTTTGTCAGAGGAAGCCCTGCTATCAAGGCATGCAAAATTTTCTTGTTTGCCCTTTCATTTGTCTTAAGAGTGCAGCGTGACAAGTATTGTGAGAAATTGCCATTTTTATTTCATTACTAGACTctaagcaaggatgaaccagTCATTAAGGGGCTGGCTGATGGATGGCTGAAAGAAGACAAACATCTTGGTACACGAAGTGGCCTTATTAGAGGAAATCTTTCTGTCAAGGCATGCAAATTTCTTGCTAATCTCCCCTTCTCATTTTATCAAAAAATAATTCAGCATGACAAATATTCTGAAATTTCCACTTTTTATGTCATTATTATTAGGCTCTCAACAAGGTTGAACCAGTCACAAAGGGGCAGCCTGATGGATGGCTGAAAGAAGATAAGCCTGTTAGAACACGAAGTGGCCTTGTCCAAGGAAGCCTTGCTGTTAAGGCACGCAAGTTTCTAACTTCTTCCCCCTTTTCGTTTGTTTTAAAGGTGCACCTTAACCAGTATGACAGAATTTGCCTCGTAATATTTCATTACTAGACTGTAAGCAAGGATGATTCAGTCATTGCGGGGCTGCCTGATGGATGGCGGAGAGAATACAGGCCAAGAAAGAATGAATCATGTCAGAAGAATGATCCGGTATGTTGTTACGAACTTacgatccttttcctcttcttttttctatatCTAAACAGCATATCTAAGTCATCATAACCTACCTTCATTtggaataaaaaattatatattgaAAGTACATTTTACTTGAACATCCCTCGCTCGCTCTCGCTCTCGGTATATGATTGTAGTTAAGATACATTTTCATCAAAATATCTCAAATTCCGAATGAACTCTGCTGTAATTATACTTCACCTTTGACTCTTTCCTACCTCGTAATATGCTTATAATGATCCTTGAGTCATTATGGGGTAACTACTACTGGAAGGATCAGAGATGGCTGGACGGCAGATGGTGGGGATTAAGATTGGGATGAACTTTAATAATTCTTTCTTGCTTAATCCATAATGATAACAATGGCCTACTTAGATAGAGGCTGTAGTCCCTGAATAATGTAAACTACCTTAAAGGAATTCTAAAGTACTATGCCTGTAATGAGCATTAAGTCATTATGGGGTATGCACCATTGGAAGGATGGCTGGACAGCATGGCTCCCTTTAGGAAGAGGGTAGAGACCAGAGAGTAAGACCGGGATGTACTTTAATATTTCTTTCTTGCTAAATCCATAATGTTAACAATGACCTACTCAGATAGTCCCTGAGTTATGGAGACTATTTTAAAGGAAAACTAAATATAGCAACTAACCTACAAGATATACAAAACTTTGTGTTTTCTATGTTATAGAATGTCTTACATAAATCTTATTTTGCTTCACATTGCTTTGTTTACTTTTTATTGAACCCCTTTGTCGAcctctaattcttttgatcactGCAGTACTACATTGATCCAGTCAGTGGATATGAATTTCGCTCTCTGAAGGATGTGCACCGTTATCTTCAAACAGGAGACATCAGACAGTGCTCTGTGAGACCAAAGAAGGGAACCATCTATGATGTTTGTATAACAGAAAACCAAACTCATGTGAGTCCCTTGCAATTTTTCTCGTATATTTTCATCCATCAAAACATTAGAGGAAACAAATGCTAGGTATCATAACTCTACTGCACACCTCAAGTTGAACTTATCTGTTCATGATAGATATTGGCAGGTTTGGTCCTAGtcatgtgatgctctaggtcatGCACACCATCCGCATGCCAACTGCTCTTATCCTGTTTGACTCACTATCTTACAGAAATTATGATATCACttattcatgtttttctttgtgCCACTTGTGTGGAGAATTATAGTTTTGACTTCAGATGCACCTTCTATGGTGTAACCAGATCACAAGATTCAGATGCCTTATGATTTCTGAATACAATTTCATTTTATAGATCTTATATGAAACTTTAGGAGATGggttaaaaaaattctttataTTTATGTCCTTCCGCTTGCTTTTTCCAACGTTCACTGCTTATTATTAAATAATTTTGTGGAATCAGACGAGTACATCACAACACACAAGGCCAGGTACTGCTGATAAGGCTATTCAGTGTGAAATATTAACATCAGAAGGTATCATGCTGCCATGGGTGGACCTTTTTACTCCATTTAGAGGAAGTAACACTGAACATATGATGTCAGTAGAGTCTGGGAGCATGAATGCAATGGAAGGGTATGGCAACAGGCTTGAAACTTCAGAACACAACAGTGTTCAACCGGTCTCTGCACAACGTACTCAAAGGCAATCTAAATCTggtaaaagaaaagaacaaaatgtTGAGGTGAAATCCAAGAAGCGTAAAACAAGTCCTGCAGCGACACCTGTCCGAGTGTCGCCCCGCTTAGCTGCACTGAATGTTCAGCATGAAGTAAGCGTGGAGCCCAAGGATCAACCGAATAGCATAAATCTTGTCAACCAGGTACATACTATAGAAGAGAACATTAACGACCAGTCACAGATTAGCCAATCAAGCACCATGAATAAACAACATGGTAATGAGGAAAGCACTTTCAATCAGGTATGGTCGAGCCAAGCAGACACTGTTAATGGAACGTGGGCTTTGCGGGAAAACACTACCAATCACTTGCAGCCAAGCCAAGTAGACACTATGAATCATGTACAGACGAATCAGGAAAACACTGCCCATGAGTTACAGTCGAGCCTAGCAGACACTGTCATTCCAATACAGACCATGCAGAAATACACTACCGATCAGCCAAGCTTAGCAGACACTATGAATCATGTACAGACGAATCAGGAAAACACTGCCCATGAGTTACAGTCGAGCCTAGCAGACACTGTCATTCCAATACAGACCATGCAGGAATACACTACCGATCAGCCAAGTTTAGCAGACACTATGAATCATATACAGACGAATCAGGAAAACACTTCCAATCAATTACAGTCAAGTCTAGCAGACACTTTCATTCCAATAAGTGCTACTCAGGAATGCACTAGCGATCACTCACAGCCGAGCAGTGCTGATACTATGAATCAAATGCAGGCGAATAAGGAAAACACTTCTGATCAGTTACAAGTAAGCCAAGCAGACACTGTCACTCAAATACAGATAATGCAGGAAAATATGACCAAGCAATCGCAGCTGAGCCAAGCAGACACTGTGAATCAGATACACATCAATCTGGAAAACACTACCAATCACTTGCAACCAAATTATGCTGAAAATCCTATGCTGCAGGCTGGTTTCTCTTGGGCTCCTGAACTGAATGGTGGAGCACCTATTACAGATTTCTGGAAAAATGTTGAAAATCAGGACTCATCGGTTCCCATGCAAATAGATGGAGCACCTGTTGCAAGCTTTCCAACAAATGTGAAGTTCCAAAATGCGGCAGCAGAACCTGTTATACCGCTGACACAGGCTGCGCTGCCTGGAACAGCTTCTGATCAGTCTGGGTTGGCCTTTCCATCTCTTTTTGGAAATGCCTGGTCAGATCCCTGCATTGAGTTTGCGTTCAAAACCCTTACAGGTGACATTCCTGTTCTGGACGACACTGCAGCTGTCATAGACTACTTCCCTCAGCAACAAGACTTGAATAAAGGCTCAACAACAAACTGTTCAGCTTCTGCTTTTGACAATACCAGAAACCGTACACAAGTCGATGTCAACCTCCCAGTGCCGAGGCCATCGGATAAGCTCTACAATGGCAGTTGGTTCCCTCCCCAGTGACTTCACTGGAGGGGGAAAATACAATAACATTTTGTACCTGCTTTCACAAATCAGAGGGAAGCCAAGGCATAATACTCTTGTTAGCACTGATGTGAATTTGTGATCCTGGAGGATACATGATGTAAAAAGCCAGTAGCTTGTTCTTACCTTATTAGACAATATGTTAATACATCCAAATCAATGCTGCCTTGTTGGATTGACATGGCTTCGTGAAGACTGTTGAGTAGTGGATCTGGAGTTTCGACCAAGTTTCTGTTCTTGTGCTTCTGGCAGTTAACTGCTGAACTCATTCGTTGTACACTAGCTTGCTCTAACCCCCACTTTTTGCGAACTAGCTTGCTCAACTTTGAACACCCTAGCAAGGAGCGCGAGGGTTTAGTTATTGtggagatgatttttttttccttgtggaCAACTGAACGCTTAAATTGAGCTTCACTGTAAACTGTTGTGAATTATGTTCCCGCGGAATGAAGAAATGCTAATCCATTGTTTGTGTAATAACGCCGAATTTTGATTTATTTGTGGTTGGCTACTTTATGCTTGGGCCAAATTATTGATGCTTCATTGGTCAGTTACAGTAGTACATTTGGGATTTTGTTGCCCCAAAATCACGTACACATGAATTAAAAGGAATAAATTCCGCACAAAACTGTGTTCCAGCTTTGTACCAATGGATAGCATCTTGTAATATTGGCGGTGCAAAACCAAGCCAACCGCTGTCAGAATACAAATGTCACTTCTTTTTCGTTTCTCGGACGCGAATAGGAATCAGATACAGAAAATACGAGTTGAATCCGAACAAGAATACACATACGAATGCAATCTAAATGTTATGATTTTATCTCACTTGCAATTGAATTTACCTACGATACTTCATACGGAACATCCAATAGGGCGACATCTTTGCCCCTAAGCAGAAGCACCCAGCTTGAAAATTCTCTGCACGGGAAAATGGGCATATGCAGCAGAGGCAGGTTGTGACGCCCGTATTCTTTCCACTCCCCTGTCTCTGACGTGTCAGCTCACCTGTCAGCTCCTTTCCCCTCCTTCAGCTGTGTCACAACTGCCCGCTCGATTCCGCCAGCTCACGCCCATGATCCCGTGCCCACGACTCCACAACCGCCCACAGAGGGGGTCTATAAACCTGCCCCCAACCTCACCACCCCTCTTTGTTGCTCACCATCGCCCCTCACCATTATCGAGCTGCCATTGTTGCCGCCCCAAAGCTCCGCTGCACGTTGTGCACCGCAGCCAAGTCCTCTCCGGCGCATCTGAGGCCCCCGCCGGTTTTACAGGAGCGCGAGAAGTCTTCCCCGCCACTCCTTGATGTCGTTCCATCGTCACACGACCTTCCCCGTCGAACTTCGGTGAGCCTTGCCACCCTTCTTCATCGCCAGCACTCCCCGTAGCGCCCCTGAGACCCGCTGACCGTCTCTTCGGCATCACAGGACACCAACAAGCCTCTCCGACCGTTGAATTCCTCTCTCCGCCGACGGAGCCATGTCCCAGGAATACGTCGATGACCCCTGCCGCCGTTCACCGCCGCCCGCTGTCCCCGAGCTCTTCTCGACCGTCGAGAACCCCACAGTGAGGATCCTCGTGTGCTCCTCTTTCTGGTGcggtagatctcatcgagattCGTGCCCGTACGCGCTAGATCGAGCGTCTCCAGTGATCTTCCGGCGATGTCCGAGGCGACACCGCCGCTTTTCTATCGTCGTCAGCCGCCAACTCACCCCAATCGTCCTGAGTCGTCCAATCTGTAGGCAACGGCTAAGATTAGATCAGGCAATACCCCTTCCGGAACCAATAAGAAGTCGTCGCGTGTCTCCATAATCCTCGTCATCATAGCCACATCAGCGTGCCATGTGGATGTTTTTGTCTTACGTGGCAAGCCACATCACCCTCCCGAGCCACGTCAGTGTGCTGACGTCGTAATTAggttttctaaataaaaataaatctattaattcttttaaatatgtaattttgcatttagcccctaaacttttctgttATAAAAAATGACCCGGTTAGtgctatttatttatatttagcCCCTTAaagttttatttatttgcatATATGTCCCTAAACTTTTACAAATAGCATtggatttttctatttttaccagACAGTCCTTGTTCGTTTATAGAAAGACATCTGTAATTTCAaacatttataactttttcatatgagctTCGTTTTGGACGATTCTTGCGCTCACGCGATTATAGAAATGAGTACTTTCCGTTAGTAAGCATTTTATAGTGCTTTGCTACTGTTTGGTATGCTattcttagtattttcttttgttgtttgtcggtagtccccgtgattagtcgataataTTTCAGAACCGTTCGAGGgacatcaagatcaagatttcgaaGATCACTGAGCAACATCCatgcaagtgtccttgatcacattgatcctaTTGTAGGGAAgtatgtttatttttatttttattgcatGCTTATCAATATGAATATTatgtttagggtttactagtactTTCTAGATTATCATTGTCGTCTGTATTGTGGTTTGGGTGTCGAGGGTAGAAAGACTTAGTCGTGCTGTCGAGTCGGGTGGTTTAAATATTAATCTGTTTAATGGTCTATGTAATATGAACTGGTTTGAGTAATctttgtagcaatatggaacaTAGAGATTATGAGTAGGAGGTGGTATGATGATGGTGCAAGTATACATAGGTGTGGTATGCATTGTGGGTTGATGGTAGTATCTGTTTGGGATTCTAAGGATCGGTTTCTTAAAGTCTGTAACCCGGCTTAACAGCGTAACCACGAGGTCTATATCAGTACGGTcgggctaattaattagccacctctTTAATTTTGTAGGCACCAGTAGACGGTTTAGTGGCACAAGAGTGGACCTCTATAGTGATAGAATCACTGTtaatggtgaaaccttagtggacGCTTACGGGTCAACGAGAGCTTTGTAACAACCTTATAGTGATCTCCTAGTGGcacaccataggaagtgtgcaagtgcttgatCAACACAGTAATATAGAGACTATCATCTGGTAATACgtggtgatgaaatcatgacttatGGGTAAAAtgtgcaacctctgcagaatgtaaaactgatatattagCTGTGCTCACGGTAAGAGCGGTTTAGACTTCTTTATGATTAGTGGGGGATCTTGGATGTTTGGTTCTGGTAATTGAGTGGTGGTAACATGATGAGTTGATAGCCGGATATGAAATATCTGATGAGTTTTGTAGTCAGATGAAATTCGATGAGTTGTTCTTACAAAATCAGTGTTGTTACATATAGTAAATAAGATTGATATATCTTTTTAAGTCCTAAGTTAGGATGACATAGATGCAGTAAACATAAGTCAAAGCATTCTTGTCTTAATCACTCATGTCATATTTTCTCACACTTACGGAATAtgatatatactcacacttactatttttaataataaatgctgctcagttggGAGAAAACTACCCGGAGATCACGaaagctgaagactacaatAAAGACGTAGTGTTCTAGGTTGTGTTGCTCCAGTCATTTGCATGTAGTGTGCGTTAGAGTGTTCTCATGTTCTTCTTCTACTGTTCAAAACTCTgctatttatttcaataaaattattttattcgaTATATAACTATTTATCAGTGATGATATTACTATATGTACGGTAAAACTGATATTGAGATAcatataaaatatatcttattatttttttaaaaaaaatcggatGTGACACAAAGTCTAACAGTAGCAGAACACCTCCTCCTGATCCCACGCTGACAGGAGGCTCTGACGATCCAATCACGACGGCCAATCAGTCAAGCCCATCCTAATTAGCCGGCCGCTCGAGATCGGATCGTACCCGTCGTAGATCATCGCCCACTAacagatctctctctctctctctctctctctgcttctgAGATGAcggagatggtggtggcggcgcggGCGCCGGCTCCGGCGGCGGGGAGGTGGGGTGCGGCGCCGCCGCAGGAGCTGCTGGAGAGGCTCAAGGACTACGGCCAGGAGGGCGCCTTCGCGTTCTGGGACGAGCTCGCGCCCGAGGAGCGCGACCACCTCATCCGGGACATCGAGGTGAGCAGATTCCTTCGTGCGGTCGATTTATTTTAGTGAagatttattctttctctttcaCTTCTTTGCGTGGGACGATATGTGAAATATTTGGTTATACTCTTGGTAAAGATTTGGTTTTGAGTAGGAATTGTCGTAAAGATTTGTTCTTTCGGTTGAAACCTGAACCTGAGTAGAAGATTCGTTTTGTCTTCTCAATTGTTTTGGTGTCAAGATTTAGATGTGCAGCTGATCATATAAAAGAAGTAGTAGTGAAAAATAGGAGGCAAGCTGATTGATTATAGCATTAGTTCAATCCTTGCATCCATAATGCTATAACCAATCCTTGCATTCATAATTCAGCAGCTGTGTGAGAACCGAGCAATATCTTGGTAGAAACTGCTCACTGGGCTCGAACCTGGGTGCTCGTAGGTAGTACCTCTTTAAAGGTTTTAGTACTCCTCTCTCTTAAAACAAATCCAGGGGACAtcaagtttttttaataaattcaGCAGCTGTTGCCCTTGGACACTTAGCTCAATTGTTATCTCATATGCAAAGTGCATTGACTTGCCTTCGTGCCATTAAACTTGCCAGATCGATTGATCGTGGCTAACTGAGCTTCATGGACTGCATTTCAGAGCCTAGATCTTCCTAGGATCGATCGGATCGTTCGGTGCTCGCTCAGGTCACAAGGTTTGTAAACATTTCCTATGCTTGAGTATGCTATGTCGATTTTTTGTGAATG contains:
- the LOC133898442 gene encoding uncharacterized protein LOC133898442, with amino-acid sequence MDSSDSSCSRTRSGLVRGSPPVVKALSKDEAVTKGPPDGWMKEDMPVGTRSGLVRGSPAVKALIKDEPVTKGLPDGLLKEEMPSRTRSGLVRGSPIVKREDMPVGTRSGFVRGSPAIKTLSKDEPVIKGLADGWLKEDKHLGTRSGLIRGNLSVKALNKVEPVTKGQPDGWLKEDKPVRTRSGLVQGSLAVKTVSKDDSVIAGLPDGWRREYRPRKNESCQKNDPYYIDPVSGYEFRSLKDVHRYLQTGDIRQCSVRPKKGTIYDVCITENQTHTSTSQHTRPGTADKAIQCEILTSEGIMLPWVDLFTPFRGSNTEHMMSVESGSMNAMEGYGNRLETSEHNSVQPVSAQRTQRQSKSGKRKEQNVEVKSKKRKTSPAATPVRVSPRLAALNVQHEVSVEPKDQPNSINLVNQVHTIEENINDQSQISQSSTMNKQHGNEESTFNQVWSSQADTVNGTWALRENTTNHLQPSQVDTMNHVQTNQENTAHELQSSLADTVIPIQTMQKYTTDQPSLADTMNHVQTNQENTAHELQSSLADTVIPIQTMQEYTTDQPSLADTMNHIQTNQENTSNQLQSSLADTFIPISATQECTSDHSQPSSADTMNQMQANKENTSDQLQVSQADTVTQIQIMQENMTKQSQLSQADTVNQIHINLENTTNHLQPNYAENPMLQAGFSWAPELNGGAPITDFWKNVENQDSSVPMQIDGAPVASFPTNVKFQNAAAEPVIPLTQAALPGTASDQSGLAFPSLFGNAWSDPCIEFAFKTLTGDIPVLDDTAAVIDYFPQQQDLNKGSTTNCSASAFDNTRNRTQVDVNLPVPRPSDKLYNGSWFPPQ